From the Nitrobacter hamburgensis X14 genome, one window contains:
- a CDS encoding class I SAM-dependent methyltransferase yields the protein MEDSSERGRLSPLRVLVAIASYGASNDRYLKQLIREYQTMSFAVDIVIISNIEKRVADDIECLVGLPSRNPWSLPFSHKKLFADRADRYDLFIYSEDDILITEKNLLAFLDVTASLQDDEVAGFLRIEKGDDDVINFPDVHAYFHWNTTSVRSRGQYTLASFTNEHAACYVLTRQQLAKAIKSGGFIVEPHEGKYDLLCTAATDPYTQCGLTKLIPVSHLDDFTVHHLSNKYVDSMGIRKVSLLQQIGALLQAAADPQAPPPLLGAETRLWRCMYSKDYYEPASEPAVAMIPDHARSILSIGCGSGCSERRLVERGCRVVAAPLDPVIASYAAAQGIEMVPGDLRAVLAKVESEQFDCVLYQNVLHLAPDPVEMLALFRSVLAPSALVIIQVPNMLCIPVLWRGARDRRRLHRRGGYEATGVHFTSVGRIREWCHRAGLTLDKVVPILHRRAEPIRPVMRGFVGVSMAPELVVVARAALPTSAPADKTIESVRRKRAALADDRN from the coding sequence ATGGAAGATTCTTCCGAGCGTGGCCGGTTGTCTCCGCTGCGTGTGCTGGTCGCGATCGCGAGTTACGGCGCCTCGAATGATCGCTATCTCAAGCAGCTGATCCGCGAATACCAGACGATGTCGTTTGCGGTGGATATCGTCATCATCTCGAATATCGAGAAGCGGGTTGCCGACGACATCGAATGCCTTGTCGGCCTTCCAAGCAGGAATCCGTGGTCGTTGCCGTTCTCGCATAAGAAGCTGTTCGCGGATCGGGCCGATCGATACGACCTCTTTATCTATTCCGAGGATGACATCCTCATCACGGAAAAGAACCTGCTGGCATTTCTGGATGTCACCGCATCCTTGCAGGATGATGAAGTCGCAGGATTTCTGCGCATCGAGAAGGGCGACGACGACGTCATCAACTTTCCGGATGTCCATGCCTATTTCCACTGGAACACGACATCGGTCCGGTCGCGAGGGCAATACACGCTGGCAAGCTTCACCAATGAACATGCCGCTTGCTACGTGCTCACGCGCCAGCAACTCGCCAAAGCGATCAAGTCGGGTGGCTTCATCGTGGAGCCACACGAAGGGAAGTACGACCTTCTCTGCACGGCCGCGACCGATCCGTACACCCAGTGCGGGTTGACGAAGCTCATTCCGGTTTCGCATCTCGACGACTTCACAGTGCATCATTTGTCGAACAAATACGTTGACAGCATGGGGATCAGAAAAGTCTCGCTGCTTCAGCAAATCGGGGCATTGCTTCAAGCCGCCGCAGATCCGCAAGCTCCCCCGCCTCTTCTCGGAGCAGAGACCCGGCTCTGGCGTTGCATGTATTCCAAGGATTATTACGAGCCGGCGAGCGAGCCGGCCGTTGCAATGATTCCGGATCATGCGCGGAGCATCCTGTCGATCGGATGTGGATCAGGTTGCAGCGAGCGGCGGCTTGTCGAGCGGGGATGTCGCGTTGTTGCGGCGCCGCTTGATCCGGTTATCGCCAGTTACGCAGCGGCACAAGGCATCGAGATGGTGCCTGGCGATCTTCGCGCGGTGTTGGCGAAAGTCGAGTCCGAGCAGTTTGATTGTGTCCTTTACCAGAACGTGCTCCATCTTGCGCCGGATCCCGTCGAAATGCTTGCGCTCTTCAGGAGTGTCCTAGCGCCCTCTGCGCTGGTGATCATTCAAGTTCCGAACATGCTGTGCATTCCCGTTCTATGGCGGGGAGCGCGTGACCGGCGGCGTCTGCATCGCCGGGGCGGTTACGAAGCGACGGGCGTACATTTCACATCCGTCGGCAGGATCAGGGAGTGGTGCCACCGCGCCGGGTTAACACTCGACAAGGTGGTTCCGATTCTGCACCGCCGGGCGGAACCGATCCGCCCCGTCATGCGCGGCTTTGTCGGAGTCTCGATGGCGCCTGAGCTGGTCGTCGTTGCGCGTGCGGCCCTGCCGACATCTGCTCCGGCTGACAAGACAATCGAATCCGTCAGGCGGAAACGCGCCGCGTTGGCCGATGATCGGAATTAA
- a CDS encoding glycosyltransferase family 4 protein encodes MEIGGSQLNAVQLAGAVRDRGHDVIVMSEPGPLVERVHKMGLRTIEISLHRRRPSPKVIQTMVRVVRDLGVDVVHGYEWPPIIEAFLGPALLQQVPVVGTVMSMSVAPFLPRTVPLMVGTELIRRAALEAGHQHVTLLEPPVDAEADTPLIDGGALRAKYGIGPKQIVIAMICRLVPELKLEGLLAACDSVGEMARSGRDVRLLIVGDGRARETVAAHAAQANATAGRNTVVMTGEILDPASAYAAADIIIGQGGSALRGMAFGKPLIVIGEDGFSELLTPQSLPTFLRQGWYGLGPGSLGAGASALRMALERLADSPSLRGDLGQFARNLVVERFSLRQAADRQEQMYLSALQDTVPAFARLADFVRSTAGLTGGKLQRGYQRWRGTAAIDDSNARDLIARILASHQTAPTTASAQQAPAKRK; translated from the coding sequence ATGGAGATCGGAGGATCGCAGCTCAACGCTGTCCAGTTAGCGGGTGCCGTGCGGGATCGCGGCCACGATGTCATCGTGATGTCCGAACCCGGGCCACTGGTTGAGCGCGTTCACAAGATGGGGCTGCGCACCATTGAAATTTCACTGCACCGGCGGCGCCCATCGCCAAAAGTCATCCAGACGATGGTTCGGGTGGTCCGGGATTTGGGTGTCGACGTGGTGCACGGCTATGAATGGCCGCCGATTATCGAGGCGTTCCTGGGCCCTGCCCTTCTTCAACAGGTCCCTGTCGTCGGCACGGTGATGTCGATGTCGGTGGCTCCGTTCCTGCCGCGAACCGTGCCGCTGATGGTTGGGACCGAACTGATCCGCCGGGCTGCGCTCGAAGCGGGTCACCAGCACGTTACCCTCCTCGAACCGCCGGTTGATGCGGAGGCCGATACGCCGCTGATCGATGGCGGAGCCTTGCGCGCGAAGTACGGCATTGGGCCGAAGCAGATCGTCATCGCGATGATCTGCCGGCTGGTCCCCGAACTCAAGCTGGAGGGATTGCTGGCCGCTTGCGATTCAGTTGGTGAAATGGCTCGCTCAGGCCGCGACGTACGGCTGCTGATTGTCGGGGACGGCCGGGCGCGGGAAACGGTCGCCGCCCATGCGGCCCAAGCCAACGCCACCGCTGGCCGCAACACGGTGGTGATGACCGGAGAAATTCTCGATCCTGCCAGCGCCTACGCCGCCGCGGACATCATCATCGGCCAGGGTGGGTCCGCACTCCGGGGAATGGCCTTCGGCAAGCCGCTTATCGTGATCGGCGAAGACGGCTTCAGCGAATTGCTGACACCACAAAGCCTGCCAACCTTTCTTCGACAGGGGTGGTACGGCCTCGGGCCGGGATCGCTTGGTGCCGGTGCATCCGCGCTGCGCATGGCGCTCGAGCGCCTTGCGGATTCACCTTCGTTGCGAGGAGATCTCGGCCAGTTCGCGCGCAATCTCGTCGTTGAACGATTCAGCTTGCGCCAGGCGGCGGACCGCCAGGAACAGATGTATCTGTCCGCCCTGCAGGATACTGTTCCGGCCTTTGCGCGGCTTGCCGACTTCGTCCGCTCCACCGCGGGGCTGACCGGCGGAAAACTGCAACGCGGTTATCAACGCTGGCGCGGGACCGCCGCGATCGACGACAGCAACGCGCGAGACCTCATCGCCAGAATCCTCGCAAGCCATCAAACCGCTCCAACAACAGCGTCTGCGCAGCAAGCTCCTGCCAAAAGAAAATAA
- a CDS encoding DegT/DnrJ/EryC1/StrS family aminotransferase, with amino-acid sequence MIPIALPILDGEEGEAARRTVLSGWLSQGPQVAAFEHEFAALVGASYACAVSNCTAALHLALRAIGVGPGDEVVTASHSFIASANSIRYCGATPVFVDIDPSTYNLDPERVAEAITERTRAILVVHQMGMPCDLAALKALADRHQISLIEDAACAAGSQIRIDGLWDWIGKPHGQIACFSFHPRKVITTGEGGMMATGSVDLDQKFKLLRQHGMSVPDTVRHGSQQVIFEDYLEVGFNYRMTDMQAAIGRKQLERLTDIVSRRRALAGLYAELLGNIEGLSLPFEPEWARSNWQSYCVRLPDRVDQRAVMQSLLDQGIATRRGIMCAHREVPYAHEKQRHDLCQSELAQDRSILLPIYAQMVEEDQVRVADALKATLRN; translated from the coding sequence GTGATTCCTATCGCATTGCCAATTCTCGATGGTGAAGAAGGCGAAGCTGCCCGTCGGACGGTTTTGTCGGGCTGGTTGTCGCAGGGGCCGCAAGTCGCGGCATTCGAGCATGAGTTCGCCGCGTTGGTGGGGGCATCGTATGCCTGCGCGGTCTCTAACTGCACGGCCGCTCTGCATCTCGCATTGCGCGCTATCGGCGTCGGTCCGGGCGACGAAGTGGTGACAGCGAGCCACTCCTTCATCGCGAGCGCCAACAGCATTCGCTATTGCGGAGCGACGCCGGTGTTCGTCGATATCGACCCATCGACCTACAATCTCGACCCGGAGCGGGTGGCAGAAGCGATCACTGAGCGAACGCGAGCTATCCTCGTCGTTCACCAGATGGGAATGCCTTGCGATCTTGCCGCTTTAAAGGCATTGGCGGATCGTCATCAAATTTCCCTGATCGAGGACGCGGCCTGTGCCGCGGGCAGCCAGATTCGCATCGATGGGCTATGGGATTGGATCGGCAAACCGCATGGGCAGATCGCGTGCTTCTCCTTTCATCCTCGCAAGGTCATCACGACAGGGGAGGGTGGAATGATGGCGACTGGTAGCGTGGATCTTGACCAAAAATTCAAGCTGCTCCGTCAGCATGGCATGAGCGTGCCCGACACGGTCAGGCATGGTTCGCAGCAGGTGATTTTCGAGGACTATCTGGAGGTCGGATTCAACTACCGGATGACCGATATGCAGGCAGCGATCGGGCGAAAGCAGCTCGAGCGGCTGACAGATATCGTGTCGCGCCGTCGCGCTCTTGCTGGGCTTTATGCCGAGCTGCTCGGCAACATCGAAGGGCTCAGTCTGCCGTTTGAGCCGGAATGGGCACGCTCCAACTGGCAAAGCTATTGCGTGCGGCTGCCGGATCGCGTCGATCAGAGGGCGGTGATGCAGAGCTTGCTTGATCAGGGTATCGCAACCCGCCGCGGGATCATGTGTGCCCATCGTGAGGTGCCTTACGCCCACGAAAAGCAGCGCCATGATCTGTGTCAGTCGGAATTGGCGCAGGATCGCTCGATCCTGCTTCCGATCTATGCGCAAATGGTCGAGGAGGACCAGGTTCGCGTCGCCGATGCACTTAAGGCGACGTTACGGAACTGA
- a CDS encoding NAD-dependent epimerase/dehydratase family protein, with translation MKGKRVLVTGGAGFIGSHIVDLLCDEGCREIVVLDNMVRGRLENLEHALIHEPIRIVHGDIRDSGLMATLVKSADIVFHQAALRITHCAAEPRLAMEVMVQSTFDLLELCVKHEIEKVVAASSASVYGLADEFPTTEHQNPYDNRTLYGAAKAFNEGLLRSFNDMYGLSYVAFRYFNVYGNRMDIHGRYTEVLIRWMERLEAGLPPTIFGDGRQTMDFVHARDVARANILGAKAMASDEVFNIASGEETSLAQLARSLSSVMGHPHLTPEFAPERSVNSVPRRLASTAKAERMLGFRAQVSLDEGLSELVDWWRGERGADMIPQKQQAIQL, from the coding sequence CTGAAGGGAAAGAGGGTTCTGGTAACCGGCGGTGCCGGATTCATCGGTTCGCACATCGTCGATCTGCTGTGTGACGAGGGGTGCCGCGAGATCGTGGTGCTCGACAATATGGTGCGCGGTCGCCTCGAAAACCTCGAGCACGCGCTGATCCATGAGCCGATCCGGATTGTCCACGGCGACATTCGCGACAGTGGATTGATGGCGACGCTTGTGAAATCAGCCGACATCGTTTTCCATCAGGCAGCGCTGCGCATTACGCACTGCGCGGCTGAGCCGCGTCTGGCGATGGAGGTCATGGTGCAATCGACGTTCGATCTGCTCGAACTTTGCGTCAAGCACGAGATCGAGAAGGTCGTGGCCGCCTCGTCGGCATCGGTCTATGGCCTGGCGGACGAATTCCCCACGACCGAGCACCAGAATCCTTACGATAACCGGACGCTCTATGGTGCGGCCAAGGCCTTCAACGAGGGCCTGTTGCGTTCGTTCAACGATATGTATGGGCTGTCCTACGTCGCGTTCCGGTACTTCAATGTTTACGGAAATCGCATGGACATCCATGGCCGATATACCGAGGTGCTCATCCGATGGATGGAACGGCTGGAAGCCGGGCTGCCGCCGACCATTTTTGGTGATGGCCGACAGACGATGGATTTCGTTCATGCCCGCGACGTCGCACGCGCAAATATTCTTGGCGCGAAAGCGATGGCAAGCGACGAGGTGTTCAATATCGCCAGCGGCGAGGAGACGAGCCTCGCGCAACTCGCCAGATCGCTCTCCTCGGTGATGGGACATCCTCATTTGACACCCGAGTTCGCGCCTGAAAGGTCGGTTAATTCCGTTCCTCGTCGTCTCGCCTCCACGGCAAAGGCCGAGCGGATGCTTGGTTTCCGCGCGCAGGTGTCCCTGGACGAAGGACTGAGTGAGTTGGTCGATTGGTGGCGCGGGGAACGCGGCGCAGACATGATCCCGCAAAAACAACAGGCGATACAGTTGTGA
- a CDS encoding DegT/DnrJ/EryC1/StrS family aminotransferase, which produces MIPLVDLKAQHQQLRSEIHSAVARVIDNTQFALGPDVAAFEERFASYCHARHCIAVNSGTSALHLALLTAGVGLGDEVITVAMTFVATTAAILYCGAKPVFVDVDPVSRTLNPKLIEAAITPRTKAIVPVHLHGLMADMDAIVSIARRHNLVVIEDAAQAHGAEYKGRRAGSIGDFGCFSFYPAKNLGACGEGGAVVCNHSELARHVALLRDWGQEAKYNHVLAGYNYRMDGIQGAILNVKMNHIEAWTDARRAAASEYDRLLDAHSYRRPAPPSHSRHVYHVYAIEVPQRDDVLAALHAAGIGAGIHYPVPVHLQKAYANLGYGIGDLPVTELLAKQFLSLPMYPELQPKQIVEIISELKAVLIAA; this is translated from the coding sequence TTGATACCCCTTGTCGATCTGAAAGCTCAGCACCAACAACTCAGGTCCGAGATCCACTCCGCGGTGGCGCGGGTGATCGACAACACGCAGTTCGCGTTGGGCCCGGACGTCGCCGCATTCGAAGAGCGCTTCGCTTCGTACTGTCATGCGAGGCATTGCATCGCGGTGAATAGCGGAACGTCCGCGTTGCATCTAGCACTTCTGACAGCGGGCGTCGGCCTGGGCGACGAGGTGATCACCGTGGCGATGACCTTCGTCGCCACCACGGCGGCAATTCTCTATTGCGGAGCCAAGCCCGTTTTCGTGGATGTCGATCCCGTCAGCCGGACGCTGAACCCGAAGCTAATCGAGGCGGCCATCACGCCCCGGACCAAAGCGATTGTTCCCGTTCACCTGCATGGTCTCATGGCCGACATGGACGCGATCGTGAGTATCGCGCGTCGCCACAACCTCGTGGTGATCGAGGATGCGGCTCAGGCTCACGGCGCCGAATACAAGGGCCGCCGCGCGGGTTCGATCGGTGATTTCGGCTGTTTCAGCTTTTATCCGGCCAAGAATCTCGGCGCGTGCGGCGAGGGCGGCGCGGTGGTGTGCAACCACTCTGAACTCGCGCGTCATGTCGCGCTGCTCAGGGATTGGGGACAGGAAGCCAAGTACAATCATGTGCTGGCCGGCTACAATTACCGCATGGATGGTATTCAGGGCGCGATCCTGAACGTCAAGATGAACCACATCGAGGCGTGGACGGATGCGCGTAGAGCCGCCGCATCTGAATACGATCGCTTGCTTGATGCGCATTCGTACAGGCGGCCGGCACCTCCGTCCCATAGCCGGCACGTTTATCATGTGTATGCCATTGAAGTCCCGCAGCGTGACGACGTCCTCGCTGCGCTCCACGCGGCAGGCATCGGGGCCGGGATTCACTACCCCGTTCCGGTTCATCTTCAAAAGGCCTATGCAAATCTTGGGTATGGGATCGGCGATCTGCCGGTCACCGAGTTGCTGGCAAAGCAGTTTCTTTCACTTCCGATGTATCCCGAACTTCAGCCGAAGCAGATCGTCGAGATCATCTCGGAGTTGAAGGCTGTTCTGATTGCTGCATGA
- a CDS encoding acyltransferase codes for MPIAKDVRLGSDVKIHHPDLVNLYGCAVGDETKIGTFVEIQAGAEIGARCKISSHTFICEGVTIEDEVFVGHGVMFINDKLPRATLPSGELQGDADWKLETTRICRRASIGSNATIMCGITIGENVTVGAGAVVTRDVPPNTVVAGVPARIVTGHDNHRVRAAAGSGRS; via the coding sequence ATGCCAATTGCAAAGGATGTCCGACTGGGAAGTGACGTCAAGATTCATCATCCTGACCTCGTGAACCTATATGGTTGCGCTGTCGGCGATGAGACAAAGATTGGGACGTTCGTCGAGATACAGGCTGGAGCCGAAATCGGGGCGCGCTGCAAGATATCGTCGCACACCTTCATCTGCGAAGGCGTGACGATCGAGGACGAAGTATTCGTCGGGCATGGCGTAATGTTCATCAACGACAAGCTTCCGAGAGCGACCCTGCCGAGCGGTGAGTTGCAGGGCGACGCCGACTGGAAACTGGAAACCACCCGGATTTGCCGGCGTGCGTCGATCGGGTCGAACGCTACGATCATGTGCGGAATAACCATCGGCGAAAATGTCACGGTCGGTGCGGGCGCGGTCGTCACCCGGGACGTTCCTCCCAACACCGTTGTCGCCGGTGTACCAGCGCGGATAGTGACCGGCCATGACAATCATCGCGTCAGGGCTGCGGCAGGTTCGGGGCGTTCCTGA
- a CDS encoding oligosaccharide flippase family protein, translated as MNLVQRSIIFSAVERYGSMFFLLLSIAILSRLLTPEEFGVFAIVNALTTVTAASFQEFGGANYLIQKSSLSRRNIRTSFTITFCMSILIGALLFAIKDDLAAFFGQQALATGIAVSVLNFLLWPLSITVSALFRRDMEFGALAVCNLTANFITAVVSIVLAMMSYSYMAPIWGTVVGNVILAVFLILWRREFGLFRPSLAGYRDVFAFGFYSSGVAIINVFYSFAPQLILARTLNLAAVGLYSRAVSVTQIFDRMVVQVLSPVIMPAIFSHTKAGGDLKTVYLTSVELLSSVQWPFLMFVAIMAHPLILVWLGPTWLEIVPLVRLLCIGYLALFAACLTYPVLVAVGRVRDALTASLISLPPSLLLISVASFYGVEAVAATALVALPFQTFVAIYYISRHIGMSFSEFFRATVKSAAVALCSSAGALLAALAVQLGLVGSGAGLIAGGILAGAGWLLGLFLTGHPLLNHLRAAAKELRFALPRSGFAAGGAVARSAKKSA; from the coding sequence ATGAACCTGGTTCAACGATCGATCATTTTCTCAGCTGTGGAGCGATATGGAAGCATGTTCTTCCTGTTGCTTTCGATCGCGATCCTGTCGCGACTGCTGACGCCCGAGGAGTTCGGCGTATTTGCTATTGTCAATGCGCTCACCACGGTGACAGCGGCATCTTTTCAGGAGTTTGGCGGGGCGAACTACCTGATCCAGAAATCGTCGCTCTCCCGACGAAACATCAGAACATCGTTCACGATCACGTTCTGTATGTCGATACTGATCGGCGCTCTGCTGTTCGCGATCAAGGATGATCTGGCTGCGTTTTTCGGTCAGCAGGCGCTGGCGACGGGCATCGCCGTTTCAGTGCTGAACTTCCTGCTGTGGCCGCTTTCGATAACGGTATCGGCGCTTTTCAGACGCGATATGGAGTTTGGCGCACTGGCGGTTTGTAATCTGACCGCTAATTTCATAACGGCAGTGGTCTCGATTGTTCTTGCGATGATGAGCTACAGTTATATGGCTCCGATCTGGGGCACGGTTGTAGGTAATGTGATTCTCGCGGTCTTCCTGATTTTGTGGCGAAGGGAATTCGGGCTTTTTCGTCCATCGCTGGCGGGATATCGCGACGTCTTTGCGTTTGGCTTCTATTCCAGCGGCGTTGCGATCATCAACGTGTTCTACAGCTTCGCGCCACAGTTGATCCTCGCGCGAACGCTGAACCTCGCGGCTGTTGGTCTCTACAGCCGCGCCGTGAGCGTCACGCAGATTTTCGACAGAATGGTTGTTCAGGTCTTGTCGCCGGTGATCATGCCGGCAATTTTCTCACACACCAAGGCCGGAGGCGATTTGAAGACAGTTTACCTGACATCGGTGGAACTGCTGTCGTCGGTTCAGTGGCCGTTCCTAATGTTCGTCGCGATCATGGCCCATCCGCTGATCCTGGTTTGGCTGGGCCCAACCTGGCTGGAAATCGTTCCATTGGTCCGGCTTCTGTGCATCGGCTATCTTGCGTTGTTTGCCGCCTGCCTGACCTATCCGGTTCTGGTGGCGGTCGGACGCGTGCGTGATGCATTGACCGCGTCGCTGATCTCGCTTCCACCGTCGCTGTTGCTGATCAGCGTTGCCTCGTTCTATGGTGTCGAGGCAGTTGCGGCGACGGCGCTCGTCGCCCTTCCATTCCAGACCTTTGTCGCGATTTACTACATTAGCAGGCATATCGGCATGAGCTTCTCTGAATTCTTCCGCGCAACCGTCAAGAGTGCGGCCGTTGCCTTATGCAGTTCCGCGGGAGCGCTCCTTGCTGCTCTCGCGGTGCAGCTTGGACTGGTCGGATCAGGCGCGGGGTTGATTGCCGGTGGGATTCTGGCGGGTGCGGGATGGCTGCTTGGCCTTTTTCTGACCGGCCATCCTTTGCTCAATCATCTTCGTGCTGCTGCCAAGGAACTGAGGTTTGCTCTACCGAGATCCGGATTTGCTGCGGGAGGCGCCGTCGCGCGCTCGGCGAAGAAATCCGCTTGA
- a CDS encoding acyltransferase, with protein MIPDDLDDVLPRKKKAGSRVVKAIHGVREIEPDPPFELGMAAHLAGRLGREQLHEAYAQHAAGATAIDDIMRRVCLRTLVRSMGSGATVRRHVTVIHPETFEIGDGVFFGEQSIIQGRLDGCFVIGKGVWIGPQSYFDARDLVLEEYVGWGSGAKVLGSEHTGDPLDVPFIRTDLKIAPVRICAWADIGVNSVVLPGVTVGRGAIVGAGAVVTRDVPDFAIVAGVPARVIRWRKKQGFEGIQAGRRSSRKFGRSD; from the coding sequence ATGATTCCCGATGATCTCGACGACGTCCTGCCGCGCAAGAAGAAAGCGGGCTCTCGCGTGGTCAAGGCAATTCATGGCGTCCGGGAGATCGAGCCGGACCCGCCGTTCGAACTCGGTATGGCTGCACATCTCGCTGGCCGTCTCGGGCGGGAGCAGCTGCATGAGGCTTATGCGCAGCACGCCGCCGGCGCAACCGCCATCGATGACATCATGCGTCGCGTGTGTTTGCGGACGCTCGTCAGAAGCATGGGCTCGGGAGCGACGGTGCGCAGGCACGTCACCGTCATACATCCGGAGACATTCGAGATCGGCGACGGCGTATTCTTCGGCGAGCAATCGATCATTCAGGGCCGGCTCGATGGCTGCTTCGTCATCGGCAAGGGCGTCTGGATCGGCCCGCAGAGCTATTTCGACGCACGAGACCTTGTTCTGGAGGAATATGTCGGTTGGGGCTCCGGTGCGAAAGTCTTGGGATCGGAGCATACCGGCGATCCGCTCGACGTGCCGTTCATCCGCACTGACCTCAAGATCGCTCCGGTGCGTATTTGCGCATGGGCAGACATCGGTGTGAACTCGGTTGTCTTGCCGGGCGTGACGGTCGGCCGGGGCGCGATTGTCGGCGCGGGTGCCGTCGTCACCCGGGATGTTCCCGACTTCGCGATCGTTGCCGGCGTCCCGGCCAGGGTGATCCGCTGGCGAAAGAAACAGGGTTTCGAAGGCATCCAGGCGGGGCGCCGAAGCAGCAGGAAGTTTGGTCGATCCGACTAG
- a CDS encoding Gfo/Idh/MocA family protein, whose product MQQGLVGIGVVGYGYWGPNLVRNFMNSQVARVVAVSDLDPVRLAATKRLYPAVETTSRFRDLLTNPEIDAVAIATPVHTHYELTLAALKAGKHVLVEKPLAQTSEQVLSLIEEAERRRLTLMVDHTFLYTPAVQKIRQLITEDALGKIYYYNGVRASLGLFQSDVNVIWDLAVHDISIIQYLFDEEPIAVSATGACHIAGAPENMAHIALFFQSNCVAHVSVNWLSPIKVRQSFVGGSRKMIVYDDLEPTEKIKIYDKGITVNGSAERAHQLRIGYRAGDMWAPHLAATEALQTEAEHFVDCVRSGKSPASNGITGLRVIEILEAASRSVTAQGNPVRLKRWHRTGEMAL is encoded by the coding sequence ATGCAGCAAGGGTTAGTCGGCATTGGAGTGGTGGGGTACGGCTATTGGGGGCCGAACCTTGTCCGCAATTTCATGAACAGCCAGGTCGCGCGCGTGGTTGCCGTGAGCGACCTTGATCCAGTGAGGCTCGCGGCGACCAAGCGCCTTTATCCCGCGGTCGAGACCACATCCCGGTTCCGCGACCTCCTCACCAATCCCGAGATCGATGCCGTCGCAATTGCAACGCCAGTTCATACTCATTACGAACTCACGCTGGCCGCGCTCAAGGCCGGAAAGCACGTCCTGGTCGAGAAGCCGTTGGCCCAGACGTCCGAGCAGGTTCTTTCCCTGATTGAGGAAGCCGAACGGCGACGCCTCACGTTGATGGTTGACCACACGTTTCTTTACACGCCTGCGGTCCAGAAAATCCGTCAGCTCATAACCGAGGACGCTCTCGGCAAGATTTACTATTACAACGGCGTCCGCGCGAGTCTCGGTCTGTTTCAAAGCGATGTGAATGTGATCTGGGATCTGGCCGTTCACGACATATCGATCATCCAGTACCTCTTTGATGAGGAGCCGATCGCGGTCTCTGCGACAGGCGCCTGTCATATCGCGGGCGCGCCAGAGAACATGGCGCATATTGCCCTGTTCTTTCAGAGCAATTGCGTGGCTCACGTCAGCGTCAATTGGTTGTCTCCGATCAAGGTGCGGCAGAGTTTTGTCGGTGGAAGCCGCAAGATGATCGTCTATGACGATCTGGAACCGACCGAAAAGATCAAGATTTACGATAAAGGCATTACCGTCAACGGTTCCGCGGAGCGCGCGCACCAGCTCAGGATTGGCTATCGTGCCGGAGATATGTGGGCACCACATCTTGCTGCAACGGAAGCGTTGCAAACCGAGGCCGAGCACTTCGTTGACTGCGTGAGAAGCGGAAAGTCGCCAGCCTCCAATGGAATTACCGGGCTTCGCGTCATTGAGATTCTTGAAGCCGCATCGCGCTCGGTCACTGCTCAGGGCAATCCGGTTCGCCTGAAGCGGTGGCACAGAACAGGGGAAATGGCCCTATGA